The DNA sequence CTGCCAGACGAAGAGGGATTTATCAATATCGATGTTCACTCTTTCTATTCTCTGCGTTAGTCGCCTGTATGTATAGGGTCATTTCTTCCGTTCGTCTCGTATTGATTCAAGGCCCCCTTCAATATTATTGGCCACTGCGGAAGTCCGCATACCTACCCGCAGATGATTACGGTTATAGATATATGAAACCAGCATCCCCAAAATTATTTCCTCGGTTTTCCTCTACCTCGTGATTTATATCCTGCAAGAAAATAAACGTCTATATTTTTTGGATACACCCGAAATTGATGACATTTGTTGTATCCTCTTTGGTACCTCGCCGTTCCCTTAATTCCGCAGCAACGGCCAGACATCCATATGATCGTCCCGTTTCTCCCTTCACGGCatacaattgaaataaatggcTGGAAAGGCCACGTCGTGGAATTTCGCAAGcgtgaagtttgaaaaaatgacggGAGCGTCGCCGTCAGCGTACGGCAATTTGCAGAAAAAGAATATTGAGAAACAAGGACCCTTATAACACAGCTCGGCGTCACGCAACGTAGGTTCATCAAACCCACATACACACCATTACACCATTATTCAGGCATTAAAAATACGCTTCCATACATCAGTCACGTTGAAGTACGAATGAGATTTGACTAATTCTTCAGGCATGCCTTCTACAGTCGGAAATTGAGGTACAAGCGTGTTATGAAGCCTGCTGGGAGTGACAACAAAACGCAAGCGTCAGTGAACAAGAGGGTGTATGCCTCAATCTATAATCATGCTTCACCATTGTCGCGAAATTAGGCTGTCAAGTTTACATTGCAAAGAGATAGAGGAAAGCACAGTTTCATCGGAAACCGGGGTTTAATTACCAGTCAAGGTTACCTAGTgaagttcaaatttttcaaatcactttcAAAGAACTTTGGCTTGTTTAAAGCCTTAGGTGACATAATATGCACTGTTGGAACACTTGAAGCCATATGTGCAAAAGGGCGAATAAAAGGCTGGAAAATTTATGCATATCCCACGTCAAGTCAAAACTACACTTCCTATATTACAAGTTAAATTCTGCGTTAAATTGGAACTACGCGATACGGAGTGAAAGAATGTCAAACCTGACGATGAATTGACAACCGAACTATAAAAGTTGATTGAAAGAAATACTCTGTACCAGCTTTTAAAGTGACGGAACTGTACCGAgcaggtataggtatatgagaCAACCGGAAACTCGAGTACAGTATCGTGAACCGTCGCGTTAGCAGAatggaatatacatatacatacctagTATCAGACGAAGAACATCGATACAACAAGAACAGTCCTTAGAGTTCCGGTACAGATTCTAGTTAGATCGAATTACCAAGTCGTGGATAAACCAGATGCGTGATTACTTCATGAGGTACTTAAGCCAAAGTACATACTCGTATCCATGAATCGGTGTGGATAAtatcattgaaaataaacatgAGAATACACGATGAAGGTACGTGCACGGTAAAAAGAATTTATGCGGAACAATGTTCGCATGAATAACTTGGTAACACAATTCTTATCGCCGTACGAGGCATGAAGTAATTAGTCAACATAACGAAGAAACTACTCGTGGGCAAAACGAAGTCTGCAGTAGTCGGCACACCTTGTTTCGCATTTTTAAAGCTCTTTATAGCCTGTACGTTATATGATCGCATGCGAAAAGCTGCTAAGTTAACGAACGCCTTGGTTTTGACTAACATCAGAGCCAGTTTACTGGGCAGTTTGTAGTCACGAAAATTTGACGGTACTTTGTCTCGGAAGTAATCAGGCAGTTCCTTCCAACAGGGTAAAACCCTTCAAATACGATCCTGTAATGTAACTAGAACATTTGTTCTGCTCGGGTAATTAACAGTTCCGTATAATCATCCAATTTATCTGCGAATTACGTCTGTATTCGGTTTCTGCAGGGCACGCAATACGAAACGTATCGAggaaaatcgaacgaatttaGTAAAATTGTGAACGTAGGCTTCGACCAAGAACTTGAGTTGTAACTCACAGACTGGTAAGCGGTATTCATagatttttataaatgatacCTCGAAGACCAATTTACACTTTCTCTGAAACACTGGCAAGGTCGTAAAATTAACGAGTATGAATTAGATTATCTCCTTCTTCTAAtaattagacatttttttaatttcttacgAAATTAACCCAGATGCACTTTTTGCTATCAGTCTGACCACTTTTGAGCCGTCGATTATAAAGCCGGTGTTTCATGGCCGTAAAACCACTCCAGAAGCTCTTGCGCGCTTCTGGATTAtcgaatatcgaatttctcgCCCGATTGGCTGGCGGTTTTTCATCTTGCCAGAAGTTCTAAGGGAATCAGCCAGGTTTTCTACTCTTTTAGTTTCCCTCTCGTTATAGTTTGAGGCAGTATAGATCGACGGTAGTACAACTCTATAACTCGatgtatttttaataaatgtaTAGCTTGTACGCAGGTAATGTATTATTTAAACTTGAGATGAAATGATGCTCGCTAAAAGTCACGGATTTTGGATACTCCGAAAAGGTATAGAGGAAGCGTTTCGAAGAAAAAGGAGTCCATCTAATTTTGACGTTATAGAGTTTAGAAGTGGGAATCCCGATACGAAGCGATTATAGACATTTTTTACTAAGAGGAATTGATAGTACTAAAAACGCGTGATTCGATCAGAGGTCTCAATAATTGCAACAGGAAAATTGTAGGAGTAACGAAATATTCACCAATGAAAAGTGTCGACAAGGGAACCCTGAATACATTTGGCCTTTACGAAGCGGTAAAAACATACGATAAAACGGTTTCATGAAAGCTAATGAACATGCTAACGAAGTGCAACGTTGCAACTCCGTTGAGCAGAAGTAACGAAAGCGCCATTCTAAGACCAATATTCGAGCCAAGCTCGTTTAGCTGAAGTACGTAATCAGGTGATGGAGTGACAGCAATGGCCTGGAAAGGTAtcgtgaaaaagaatttattccgcGCTGATGATGGAAGCTTCTAGTTATACAGATAGCACGAATATGGGCAAGGAACAAAAATTCTCGTTCACCTTATATCACCGCTATACATATTTTCGAACAACTGAAACCATCGTATCGCCGAGGcatcgaaaaaaagaagagaaaaaatttacaatataaGCGAGATGGTAatctatcaaaattttcaatatcacatcatctatatatatgtacgccAACAGCGAAtgattgtacatacatattccgTTTTTCGTTACCGTTCTTTCCACAGTAACCGCAGAACGTTCGGTAATATTATACGAAATGTGCAAACACATTACACATATTTTTCTCAGCCCTTTTGCGGGgaatgggttttttttttttttttttttttttttttttttttcccgggGCATATGATATCCTCGCGTACATAATCGTGTATCCGCGAGTACACATTCAACGAGCATCGATGCTAACACGCGATAGAAACGAAGCCAGCTTTCACGATTCGGAGTGATAAAACACCGATAACCGAAGAAATTTCGAAGTGGCAAATGCAGACGTTAACACGCCAGGAAATCCTAATGGCGATAAAATAAAGGCAAACTAGTCACTCTTATGCGGGGACTCGCGTGTACCGTCTCTGCAGACTTTCGGTTATCGGTTTACCCTTTGCAACGTGTCGTTTACCCCCCTACAGAGAGTTGTTACTCCACACATGTCGTTCATTCAAGACGATAAAAACGCGTAAAAAATTTGCgggaaaattttggaaaactgCATGATCTTCTagattatcgattttttttttttttgtacggtATTTCTATCCTTCGAATCATTTTCAACCCACTGTAGGATCACGTACAGCAGTAAAAATTACTCAATTTTaagtgaaattcaaaattttcaaattccagaACGTCGCTttaatatgagaaaaaaaatggtagagTTGCTGACAGAAATGTATACCTAAAAGGTGTTAAATTCCCACTTACTACTTTGTAATTATATACGTAAGTGTCGAGACTTGGCCGATTACACACGAAAATGACGAATAGAAacttacttttttgaaaagttggGGCCGGTTATCCAGCTGCTGTACTTCGTCGTTGTTTTGTCTTGCGGACGTTGAAGACGGCCCTCCGGGATCCGAGACCTGGTTCGCCTTGAAGAGCTTGGATTGTTCGACCCTCTTTCTAAGGTTTTCCAGGGCCTTAGCCTCCTCGCGTTTCCGAGAGGGTGGCCAATTGGGCCCGGAACCATGGATGAAACTGATCCCCGCACAGGGTGACTCTTTCTTCGCGAACCAATGtcaacattcaaatttttaatcacccTTTCGAAGCGACGCTGTTTTATAAAACCTAATACACCTGCCTAagcttctcaaaatttttttcaaaattccataATCGAACTGAATCTGATCATATTCCGAGATACTTTGAGCAGGTTGGGTGTGTAGATGTGTAAATATTAACGCACTTTACTCTCGAATTCAGTGAAAATATAGCGAATGCGTAAATCTATCCAGACTTCGTTTGAAACTCTACTCAAATATGtgctaataaaaaatgttcccGACGACTTTCGCAGTTACCACGCATctctcaaattttcatcagtcAAATATAACGATTCTTTTTTCCGATATGATATCAAATTTCTCCAAACAAAACAATTCCCTAAGAGACACGATTCGCGTGAATTCCCAAGGTAATATGTGACATGAGAAGATCGATCATTCactgataataattaacaagCGCCACAACAGTTACAATTGCTGCACCAAACATCTTGCAAAGCACTCTTATTAATACGTTATCAATGATCTCGCGTTTTGGTGCAGGTAATGAAAACTAGTATATACAAACACGCAGTTTCGGTAAAACTCCCTTACTTTGCCATGGAGAATCGTATGTCGATAGAAGCAAAGCCGATGGAAGGTGCtcgttaaaataatatatccgTAAAACACAGGCCGTGAATAAGTCTGTCACATCCTGTCGAAAATTAACCCAACCCACCGGCGTGCTGTGCGGGGCTAATTAACGCTCGACCTCGGTACTAATTATCGGAGGCACAACGTAATCGGGAAACCCCGAGACGATGGTGCAGTTATTGgcaattttcttctcatcccCGGGAAGTTACCTCACAACGAATATGCAGCCGGCCCAGTCGATGCCTGTACCTTATCGTAGATTTGGACATTCAATTGCGCGGGTAAACGTACCGCGATCAGAATATTAAACGAGCTTGCGTAAGAGAGTCTGACTAGAATCGTTTATCGTATTCGGATGTATAACTCTAGAACGATAAATATTTCTCTCGTTTTCTTACGCTATCCCTTCATCAACACTGATCGAACCGAATGCAATCGCTGCTGCTATTGTTATAACCTCGTCATCGCGTGTATTCTAATCACATGACCGCAAACGTCACGTGGTGAAGTGTGAAGTGATATATTCGATCGACTGTCTTTTGTTCGCCGCACGAAAAATCAGTCATCGAACTTGATTTCTCGAAATACTATTATATCGCCGCATAATCCTTGGCATACTTGTAATATTCGAATGGTATATGACCTGTTCGGGCCCGAGGTGTATTATCGTTATCACCTTGCTCTGGTGATTGGTGTTGTTTACGCTAAGATCCAGGTACGCGGTTTGCCCGAGGAGCCGTCGACTTGCGGTACATCGGTTTCGGTTTATTATTTCCTTCTGTATCGCGTACTCGATGAAATAactctcgtcgtcgtcgtcccgCTGCGACGGCAAAAGTTCCGCGGTTTCCTCCTCCGTCGTCACCTTCATCTCGCGCAGCTCCATCGCAGCGACTGACCGACCGACTGACTAACCGAGTAAGCCGAGTAAACCGAGTCGCCGTCGCTCGACTCTCCGAACTTTTAAGAGCTCGACGCGGCGCAAACCGCCTGCTACCAGCATCCAGCGCGATTCACCGGCGAAACTGGCGCCTCAACTCGCAAATCGATACCCGCGATTCGTATTTCTACAATGTATGTTACCGCATTGTTGCAAATTCTTATTACCAATTAAATGGATGTACCGTGGATAAATTAGGCTTGTATCACAGAATAATTAGACCAGAATTCATTTCCAGCTAACTTCGAATAGGTCTCAAGTTTAATTTCGTTTCTTTGTCTTTACTTCGGTATTCAATCTCTCGGTGAGATTGTAAACACTGCGCGGACAACAATTTCGGCGAAACTATGGAATTTCGTATGGAAATATTAAATTCTGTAGTGATTTATATGATGGCTAGATGTAAAATCAAAGTGTAAAACATATTACTAACTTTGATTGATCTCCAGCGAACAcgcaactaacaataagatctATCGTTTATTGCCGCACTTCTGATGAATTACATGTGAGAAAAAACCTCGGGAAACGCTATCTGATACTCACTggagtttcttttctttcaatcatggctctactaacaataagatagtTCATATTGACATGgataatattttgtaattcatCAAATTAGGATCATCATTGGCTACTTTGCATAACGCAAACCTAGCGGTTCTATTAATTATCTGTATTATTTGTCCTCCTAAAGATATCCTGAAGTCCCAGGAAACACAATTGGACACTTGACTTTCACTAACTCGAGAATCAAAAGTATACATAAGATTTACAAGCCAGTGGATTGTTCTCTTTATGCatatcaagaaaaatttttttaaagataatCATGacttaaaatatttatgtcCGTCTCAAAAATAatggctatatatatatatgaataaggATAAAAACTGAAAGCATCGATAAAGCAGTGTAACGATTTTTTGTGTACTTTCAGTGTTTATTCGTAACACAGgtaaaaatacattttgtaCATAAATGAGTCTTAAGACCTCGGacgttctttcttttccttataAAGCGCCAGGAGAGATACATTGGCTACTTTGACCACCTTGAAACGAACTCCGGGAATGTCACCAACAGCATGTCCTTTACGCCCGAATCCAGCGACCAAGACTTCATCGTTCTCCTCAATATTATTCAAGCAACCGTCACGAGGTACAAAGGCCGTAATCTTCTTTCCATTCTTGATCAGTTGTACCCTTACGCACTTACGGATGGCAGAGTTGGGCTGTTTGGCTTCTACACCACTGCAAAAACGAAAGAATTGGATCTTGAGTGAGAATAACAATTCAGAACCGACAGAAAACAACTAAAGCAATGCTCACCAAGCAATTCATGTGTAATTTTCACAATCTCTCTAGTCAAGTCTAGTCTAGTCTTTAGTTTCaacatataaaatatttatgaaattctGTTTGgtagttttcaaaattctgtcCTTTCCGATAGGGTTTCCTACACACTAGCTACATTTATTCAGGTCACTTTTATGTagatatttacaaaataacgCAGAATTTTCGGAAAAACCCTACAATATGATTCCATTTGTTTTCATGTATGTTCCCTTAATCAATAAACACTTTTCACCTATAATTGACCactgtgaaataatttgattgtTTTGAACTCTATTTTCCAAAGCTGGTATTTATTCTATATCTACATAAAAATTAGCTGACGATATTACCACATGTTTTCCGATAGACAAAAATTCAAGGTTGAAGTTCCAAACTTACAGGTTACTCAAAATAACCTGACCTgacaaattcaacattttgtaCACGCCTAATTGTAActgatgaaaattcgataccAAGATATGTTTACTCGCTGCAAGAAACTAAAGACCCATCACTGTAGAAATTTCCAGTAAATGCGTCTTCAAAAGTCTTAGACATGTGCAAAAGACAACTACGGCGATAGCAATATATCAACAGTCAGAAATGCTTTGGAGGTATAGACCAAAGACCATTGATTACTAATATTTCTAGGTGATTCAGTATTTCACAGTTGTTGCATCGATGTAGACAAACCGAGGAGTTCCAATAAACTGAGAAAGGCAACGGTCTATAACCTAACTTTTCAGTTCGTGCGCGAAAAGCGACCGGTAATCGAAagctgaaacaaaaattaatataacttACACTTTTTCAAGGACAATTCCCTTGGCATGAGAAGCACCTCCGAAAGGATTAGCCTTCCAACGCGTACCAAGATGAGCCTTTTTGTAGTCTTTGTCGGCCCAGCGTTGGTCACGCCTGTGATTAACGTGTTTGCGCGCAGTGCGAAGACCACGGGGCTTAcctgtcgaaaattttcatgataAGTATTATGATTTTCAATAGATAAACCGAGCTTAAAGACAagccaattttttcatccaagaGCAACATGTCAAAACAACATATTCTAAAGACACGCTGCGACCGCAAACTGCCATGGCGCACGTAACCACGTTTTCTCTTAATAAATAGCTCATCTCAGGCGTAAAACGATGCCTGTGATACAAAGCACAATTTATCGCATACGcacgaaaaatatttgtcgTTTTCAATGTTACTGGACTTGGTTTTGTTATTAAACAAGTAAAAACtagttttaattattaaaagcC is a window from the Diprion similis isolate iyDipSimi1 chromosome 6, iyDipSimi1.1, whole genome shotgun sequence genome containing:
- the LOC124407012 gene encoding 40S ribosomal protein S23, which produces MGKPRGLRTARKHVNHRRDQRWADKDYKKAHLGTRWKANPFGGASHAKGIVLEKVGVEAKQPNSAIRKCVRVQLIKNGKKITAFVPRDGCLNNIEENDEVLVAGFGRKGHAVGDIPGVRFKVVKVANVSLLALYKEKKERPRS